Genomic segment of Staphylococcus muscae:
CCGTTCCATCCCAGTTGGGTTGTGGACGTGTAAATGTCAGTTGTGCGATTGTAATGGTTGACTGTATGACTTCTCCGAGTAAAGTACCGAGTAACCAATGGTAAACAAAGAAATAAATTACGGAATAGTTATGTAGATTTTCGGACTGCAAGCCTAAATATATGATTAGACATAACAGTGCAATGATAATCATCGGTGCCATTTTTCTCGATGTGATAAAAGTAAAATATAGAAAGATACCAACATACAATAAAATAAAAATAACACCTTGTCCTTTACTTTGCATGATCAGGCCAATGCTGAGCATCAACGGTGGCATAATATAGCCGCCAATGGTTGTGAATATTTGACCGAGACGGTGTTCACTCTGAGTAATTGCATAGCCTTGTTGTCCCGTTTGTTGACGTTCTTTTCGTGTCATCACAACGACGAAGTCTACAACACGACCACCACTCAAACGATTAAAGAATACGTGACCGAATTCGTGTGTGAGTACAGGAATGTAATTGAGTGCGATGCTAAGCATGGACAGGATAGGATGTCTACGATAATAATAACTTACCAAATAGATACCAGTAATCATCCAGAGTAGTATGCTCGATATAGGGATAGG
This window contains:
- a CDS encoding M50 family metallopeptidase, with product MSEQTWLISPIPISSILLWMITGIYLVSYYYRRHPILSMLSIALNYIPVLTHEFGHVFFNRLSGGRVVDFVVVMTRKERQQTGQQGYAITQSEHRLGQIFTTIGGYIMPPLMLSIGLIMQSKGQGVIFILLYVGIFLYFTFITSRKMAPMIIIALLCLIIYLGLQSENLHNYSVIYFFVYHWLLGTLLGEVIQSTITIAQLTFTRPQPNWDGTALRNITHVPTIVFSMLWIILNSATLYFLFDQLFSRPYTFSLISLIS